One window of Pseudacidobacterium ailaaui genomic DNA carries:
- a CDS encoding 23S rRNA (pseudouridine(1915)-N(3))-methyltransferase RlmH, translating into MKLLLAWIGSRNVRDSREAEYLRLIQPFASIDSAVFRSEKDFFDKAAALKGRTAPVLVLLDSRGKQWTSETFAAWLGRQRDDGCQRIIFAIGPADGWSEEARGRADLLLSLSMMTLPHELARVMLCEQVYRAFTILSGHPYHTGH; encoded by the coding sequence ATGAAACTTTTGTTGGCATGGATTGGTTCACGGAACGTGCGTGATTCGCGCGAAGCGGAGTACCTCCGCCTGATCCAACCTTTCGCATCGATAGATTCGGCTGTCTTCCGCTCTGAAAAGGACTTTTTTGACAAAGCTGCCGCGCTAAAGGGGCGGACGGCACCCGTCCTGGTCCTTTTGGACAGTCGAGGAAAGCAATGGACTTCAGAAACATTTGCTGCATGGCTTGGCCGCCAGCGTGATGATGGGTGTCAACGAATCATTTTTGCGATAGGGCCGGCTGATGGATGGTCGGAAGAGGCGCGCGGGCGCGCAGATCTGCTGCTTTCTCTCTCCATGATGACGCTGCCGCACGAACTGGCGCGGGTCATGCTCTGCGAACAGGTCTATCGGGCATTTACAATCCTCTCTGGGCATCCCTATCACACGGGACACTGA
- the cobO gene encoding cob(I)yrinic acid a,c-diamide adenosyltransferase, with amino-acid sequence MVDSRKGLVLIHTGPGKGKTTAAMGTALRAVGNGMKVLMLQFLKGSWHYGELDAVKVFDGNFVMRQMGRGFVKIGGAETDPEDIRLVEEAWEEASKAILSGEWDMVVLDEINYAISYRMLDPAKVVEVLQARPEMVHVILTGRNAHPSLVEIADTVTEMREVKHAYQKGILAQRGIEY; translated from the coding sequence ATGGTTGATTCTCGTAAAGGACTGGTCCTCATTCACACGGGCCCAGGCAAGGGCAAGACCACTGCCGCCATGGGCACGGCCCTGCGCGCAGTCGGCAACGGCATGAAGGTGCTCATGCTCCAGTTTCTGAAAGGATCCTGGCATTACGGCGAGCTGGACGCGGTCAAGGTCTTTGACGGCAACTTCGTCATGCGGCAGATGGGCCGCGGCTTCGTGAAAATCGGTGGGGCCGAGACGGACCCGGAAGACATTCGCCTGGTCGAGGAAGCCTGGGAGGAAGCCAGCAAGGCCATCCTCTCCGGGGAGTGGGACATGGTGGTGCTGGACGAGATCAACTATGCTATCAGCTATCGGATGCTGGACCCGGCCAAAGTAGTTGAGGTCCTCCAAGCGCGCCCAGAAATGGTGCACGTGATCCTGACGGGGAGAAATGCGCATCCTTCCCTGGTTGAGATCGCAGATACAGTCACCGAAATGCGCGAGGTGAAACATGCTTACCAGAAAGGTATTCTGGCCCAACGAGGAATAGAGTATTAG
- the accD gene encoding acetyl-CoA carboxylase, carboxyltransferase subunit beta gives MSWFKRQENRIENAGEKSVRTEGLWIKCEKCSQIIFKADVEANLQVCPKCGHHFRMGARARIESLLEPGYEIVDTELKSTDPLHFTDLKPYQSRLKKAQQETGLNDAIVNAVGKMGPHSVVLSVLEYSFIGGSMGAVMGETIARAADRAYTSHHPLIVVSASGGARMMEGIVSLMQMAKISAALARLDDARIPYISVLTDPTTGGVTASFAMLGDLNIAEPGALIGFAGPRVIEQTIRQKLPDGFQRSEFLLEHGFLDAVVPRKELKPYLIRALDFMSPTQAASTA, from the coding sequence ATGTCCTGGTTTAAAAGACAGGAGAACCGGATTGAGAACGCTGGGGAAAAAAGCGTTCGCACGGAAGGGCTGTGGATAAAATGCGAAAAGTGCAGCCAGATCATCTTCAAGGCCGACGTCGAGGCCAATCTGCAAGTTTGCCCGAAATGCGGGCACCACTTCCGGATGGGGGCAAGGGCGCGGATTGAAAGCCTGCTTGAGCCGGGATATGAGATTGTGGATACGGAGCTGAAGTCTACAGATCCCCTCCATTTTACTGACCTGAAGCCCTATCAGTCCCGCCTGAAGAAGGCCCAGCAGGAGACCGGACTGAATGATGCCATCGTGAATGCGGTAGGGAAAATGGGACCGCATTCGGTTGTCCTGTCGGTGCTCGAATACTCCTTTATTGGCGGCAGTATGGGCGCGGTGATGGGAGAGACCATTGCCCGCGCTGCCGACCGGGCCTATACGTCGCACCATCCGCTGATCGTCGTCTCAGCTTCCGGAGGAGCGCGCATGATGGAAGGGATTGTCAGCCTGATGCAGATGGCCAAAATCTCTGCGGCCCTGGCGCGGCTGGACGATGCACGGATTCCCTATATTTCGGTTCTTACAGATCCCACTACAGGCGGTGTGACGGCCAGCTTTGCCATGCTGGGAGATCTCAACATCGCTGAACCCGGAGCGCTGATTGGCTTTGCCGGCCCCCGGGTCATCGAACAGACCATCCGGCAGAAGCTGCCAGATGGTTTTCAGCGCTCGGAGTTTCTACTGGAACACGGATTTCTGGATGCCGTTGTGCCGCGCAAGGAACTCAAGCCGTATCTGATACGGGCCCTCGATTTCATGAGTCCCACTCAAGCCGCTTCGACTGCCTGA
- a CDS encoding UDP-glucose--hexose-1-phosphate uridylyltransferase, producing MSQSAFQFPHRRYNPLRRQWVLISPHRTQRPWQGEVNPSSGFSEVHYDPACYLCPGNERAGGHRNPHYENVFIFDNDYAALLPDSPAPETEDMPELLRAEQERGRCRVLCFHPDHSLTLALMQEKDIRGVVDAWTEQYKELAGNPSIRYVQIFENRGAMMGASNPHPHCQIWATEHVPDEPATETESLRSYQAEHGSCLLCDYLKIESEKQTRVVCENDEFLVVVPWWAVWPFETLVLAKKHVGSLAEFTDRQKTAFANILKQTTIRYDNLFQTSFPYTMGLHQTPCDGESHGEWHFHAHYYPPLLRSATVRKFMVGFEMLGMPQRDITPESAAERLRALSGVHFTQEHGSGAAD from the coding sequence TTGAGTCAGTCTGCTTTTCAGTTTCCTCACCGCCGCTACAATCCGCTGCGTCGCCAGTGGGTGCTGATTTCTCCTCACCGTACGCAGCGGCCGTGGCAGGGGGAAGTGAATCCGTCTTCAGGTTTTTCCGAGGTGCATTATGATCCGGCGTGCTATCTCTGCCCAGGAAATGAGCGGGCAGGGGGGCATCGTAATCCTCATTATGAAAACGTGTTCATTTTCGACAACGACTATGCCGCCCTGCTGCCCGACTCACCGGCGCCGGAGACAGAAGACATGCCCGAGCTTTTGCGGGCCGAACAGGAGCGGGGCCGCTGCCGCGTCTTGTGCTTCCATCCAGACCACAGCCTGACGCTTGCCTTGATGCAAGAGAAAGACATTCGGGGCGTGGTGGACGCATGGACGGAACAATACAAGGAGCTGGCAGGAAATCCATCGATTCGTTATGTACAGATTTTTGAGAACCGCGGCGCGATGATGGGCGCGAGCAATCCGCACCCGCATTGCCAGATCTGGGCAACCGAGCATGTTCCTGATGAGCCTGCAACGGAAACTGAATCGCTCCGAAGCTATCAGGCCGAACACGGATCCTGTCTGCTTTGCGATTATCTGAAGATCGAAAGTGAAAAACAGACCCGCGTGGTCTGCGAAAATGACGAATTTCTGGTAGTCGTACCCTGGTGGGCAGTGTGGCCGTTTGAAACGCTGGTGCTGGCCAAAAAGCACGTAGGCTCGCTGGCTGAGTTTACAGACCGGCAGAAAACGGCATTTGCAAACATTCTGAAGCAGACAACCATCCGCTATGACAACCTGTTTCAGACCAGTTTTCCCTATACGATGGGCCTTCATCAGACCCCTTGCGACGGGGAGAGCCATGGCGAATGGCATTTTCATGCGCACTACTATCCGCCCTTGCTGCGGTCGGCGACGGTAAGAAAATTTATGGTAGGGTTCGAGATGCTCGGGATGCCGCAACGGGACATCACGCCGGAGAGCGCGGCAGAGCGGCTGCGGGCCTTGTCCGGGGTGCATTTTACCCAGGAGCATGGAAGCGGGGCAGCGGATTAA
- a CDS encoding universal stress protein: MSHGKLRIYLGAAPGVGKTYRMLEDAHLLKQQGVDIVIGLIETHGRKETEALLGDLEIVPLKQVPYRSVTLHEMDLDAVLARRPHTCIVDELAHTNVPGSRHRKRYEDVLELLDAGIHVMTAVNIQHLETLNDAVSRSASTQIKETIPDSFLKRADEVVNVDITIEELRARLREGKIYAPEKVEQALANFFRKGNLNLLRELALRTTAEQVSSAASEYRRVQGLEQAPIPEKVMVCISPHPGTERLIRTGARIAGRLATNWYAVYVDAGKDHHKSPEAQHRLEEYQRLARDLGAKVSVLHDKNVADALINFTKKENISHVVFGQSARSRFDILLRGSVINRFLAEVRDTTVQVVPMNREKR; this comes from the coding sequence ATGAGTCACGGAAAACTGCGCATCTACCTCGGCGCTGCTCCCGGAGTCGGCAAGACCTACCGGATGCTTGAAGATGCCCACCTGCTCAAACAGCAAGGCGTGGACATCGTCATCGGCCTGATTGAAACGCATGGCCGCAAGGAGACCGAGGCGCTCCTCGGCGATCTTGAAATTGTTCCCCTGAAACAGGTCCCCTACCGCTCCGTGACCCTGCACGAAATGGACCTGGATGCTGTACTGGCCCGCCGTCCCCACACCTGCATCGTCGATGAGCTGGCGCACACCAATGTTCCGGGGTCGCGCCATCGCAAAAGATACGAGGATGTGCTGGAGCTGCTCGACGCGGGCATCCACGTGATGACCGCCGTCAACATCCAGCATCTTGAAACACTCAACGATGCTGTCTCCCGCTCCGCCAGCACACAGATCAAGGAAACCATTCCGGACAGTTTCCTGAAGCGTGCCGACGAAGTCGTCAATGTGGACATCACCATCGAGGAGTTACGCGCCCGCCTGCGGGAAGGCAAAATTTATGCTCCGGAAAAAGTCGAGCAGGCGCTGGCCAACTTCTTCCGCAAGGGCAATCTCAACCTGCTGCGCGAGCTGGCCCTGCGCACCACGGCCGAACAGGTCAGCAGCGCCGCCTCAGAATATCGGCGTGTGCAGGGGCTTGAGCAGGCCCCCATTCCGGAGAAGGTCATGGTCTGTATCTCGCCCCATCCCGGTACCGAGAGGCTCATTCGCACCGGCGCGCGGATCGCAGGGCGACTTGCCACGAACTGGTATGCCGTCTATGTGGATGCAGGCAAGGACCACCACAAATCTCCTGAAGCACAGCACCGCCTGGAGGAATACCAGCGGCTGGCACGGGACCTTGGCGCCAAGGTCAGCGTCCTGCATGACAAGAACGTGGCCGATGCTCTCATCAACTTTACAAAAAAAGAGAACATCTCCCATGTCGTGTTCGGACAGTCCGCCCGCTCGCGCTTTGACATCCTGCTGCGCGGCTCCGTCATCAACCGCTTTCTGGCTGAAGTGCGAGATACGACCGTACAAGTAGTTCCCATGAACCGCGAAAAGCGATAG
- a CDS encoding sensor histidine kinase, with amino-acid sequence MLGLYQRLILGFLFLIALVGGLGMLVRHSFVHLSALDEQQQAEDAAVSAISQIQASLAREQVLAGRLVSHPDRPIYEHLLAQAEVTEQRFLAASRNSALSVDVLEQKHRQIVERLHLGLDHPEAWRDLAANVFRPQLDSIDEGLSDRLSALFVRRASLMAGLDHERSMLRARLIAISGFSLFVALAISSITAFLVIRPIRATTRTAQQIGQGDLHRRIEWTMDDDLGRLATEINRMAIRLRDLRETESGRRQMEQQLSDAIINSIFEPVIVTDAKGHVLKLNQAATELLGKTDRMALTNTPGGEKILNAVRNAVSMQQATAGEGEAALLPMRIGSAERSYRLRTAPMRDADGKLLGAVTVLEDVTEMRDIDRFKTRFLTVASQKLRGPLERLRLALYALTRGHAGELRPLQFEILEDATQEAERLDELMADLIEVAELDTGRRQMKIERLRPFDVLEDASHRFREQARAKNIEIHIEAFEDLSYVSADRRALRSILDNLLANAVRYTPPGGEIRLKASEMKDRIQFVVQDTGCGIEAERLPNIFGRFAGGSSSDGTGLGLALVRRLVESLGGQVAVESRLGQGTSFSFTLPVAAPTPTRHEVEVG; translated from the coding sequence ATGCTGGGCCTTTATCAAAGACTCATCCTTGGCTTTCTGTTCCTGATTGCGCTGGTTGGCGGCCTGGGAATGCTCGTGCGCCATTCCTTTGTGCATTTGTCTGCCCTCGACGAGCAGCAGCAGGCCGAAGATGCCGCTGTCAGCGCCATTTCCCAGATCCAGGCATCGCTGGCCCGAGAGCAGGTACTGGCTGGCCGCCTGGTTTCCCATCCGGACCGTCCGATCTACGAACATCTGCTGGCCCAGGCAGAGGTCACCGAACAGCGTTTTCTGGCCGCCAGCCGCAACTCGGCGCTCTCCGTGGATGTTCTGGAGCAGAAGCACCGGCAGATTGTCGAGCGGTTGCACCTCGGCCTTGATCACCCGGAGGCCTGGCGCGATCTGGCGGCGAACGTCTTTCGTCCTCAGCTTGACAGCATTGACGAGGGCCTCTCAGACCGTCTCAGTGCCCTCTTTGTCCGCCGCGCCTCGCTCATGGCTGGTCTGGACCACGAGCGCTCGATGCTGCGTGCCCGCCTGATTGCCATCTCTGGATTCAGCCTTTTCGTGGCGCTCGCCATTTCTTCGATTACTGCCTTCCTGGTCATCCGGCCCATTCGCGCTACCACCCGCACCGCACAGCAGATCGGTCAGGGGGATCTCCACCGACGCATCGAGTGGACAATGGACGATGACCTCGGGCGGCTGGCCACAGAGATCAATCGCATGGCCATTCGCCTGCGCGACCTGCGGGAAACCGAGTCCGGCCGTCGCCAGATGGAGCAGCAGCTAAGTGACGCCATCATCAATTCCATCTTCGAACCGGTCATTGTTACGGACGCCAAGGGCCACGTCCTCAAGCTCAACCAGGCAGCCACCGAACTCCTCGGCAAAACTGACCGCATGGCCCTGACCAATACCCCGGGTGGAGAAAAAATCCTCAATGCTGTCCGCAATGCTGTTTCCATGCAGCAGGCCACGGCTGGAGAGGGTGAAGCGGCCCTGCTGCCCATGCGCATCGGCAGCGCCGAGCGCAGCTACCGTTTGCGCACCGCCCCCATGCGTGATGCCGATGGCAAGCTCCTTGGGGCGGTCACGGTATTGGAAGACGTGACCGAAATGCGTGACATTGACCGCTTCAAGACGCGCTTTCTTACCGTTGCCTCCCAGAAGCTGCGGGGTCCTCTTGAGCGCCTCCGTCTCGCCCTCTATGCCCTCACTCGCGGTCATGCCGGTGAGCTGCGCCCGCTACAGTTTGAAATCCTTGAAGACGCCACGCAGGAGGCAGAGCGTCTGGACGAACTCATGGCAGACCTCATTGAAGTCGCTGAGCTGGACACCGGCCGCCGCCAGATGAAGATTGAACGGCTCCGTCCGTTTGATGTTCTTGAGGATGCCAGTCATCGTTTTCGTGAACAGGCGCGTGCAAAAAACATTGAAATCCACATTGAGGCCTTCGAAGACCTGTCCTATGTCAGCGCTGATCGCCGCGCTCTGCGCAGCATCCTGGACAATCTTCTTGCCAACGCGGTGCGCTACACACCTCCCGGTGGTGAAATTCGCCTCAAAGCCTCTGAGATGAAGGACCGCATCCAGTTTGTAGTGCAGGACACCGGCTGTGGCATTGAGGCCGAACGGCTGCCCAATATCTTCGGCCGCTTTGCAGGCGGCAGCTCCAGTGATGGCACCGGTCTCGGCCTGGCCCTGGTCCGCCGCCTGGTGGAGAGCCTCGGCGGACAGGTCGCTGTTGAAAGCCGTCTCGGCCAGGGAACGTCCTTCAGCTTTACCCTTCCCGTCGCTGCTCCCACTCCCACGCGGCATGAAGTGGAGGTGGGCTGA
- a CDS encoding gamma-butyrobetaine hydroxylase-like domain-containing protein produces MGHEGIRFVSEAEARRAERSEQDLPQEAKTPVKVRVFKTEGTGLEIVWKDGHTSRWSFLWLRNACPCATCHDERERAGRRPGESKPKPQTLLPMYEAPPRPESVTQVGHYAISFHWNDGHQSGIYSWDYLRRHCQCGECAAA; encoded by the coding sequence ATGGGGCACGAAGGCATTCGGTTTGTTTCCGAAGCAGAGGCGCGAAGGGCAGAACGCTCCGAGCAGGACCTGCCGCAGGAAGCAAAGACACCGGTGAAGGTACGCGTCTTCAAGACTGAAGGCACCGGACTGGAGATCGTATGGAAAGATGGCCATACCAGCCGGTGGAGTTTTCTCTGGCTGCGAAATGCCTGCCCTTGTGCGACTTGCCATGATGAGCGAGAAAGGGCAGGGCGCAGACCGGGTGAGTCGAAACCTAAACCACAAACTTTGCTACCGATGTATGAAGCGCCTCCTCGGCCGGAAAGCGTAACCCAGGTGGGACATTATGCCATCAGCTTCCATTGGAACGACGGCCATCAGAGCGGGATCTACTCCTGGGACTACCTGCGTCGGCACTGCCAGTGCGGGGAATGCGCCGCAGCCTGA
- a CDS encoding ABC transporter permease, whose protein sequence is MNPVTTRISTRASFEKTLASAKRTMVLSEIVHLALDSFRASKVRFALTALGMVIGSASLILVVTIGLTGKQYILNLLQSIGTNMVELEYSGGGTGSINNFQNDYLTRDDERAVREQVPSVMYSSPMLEMHDRISFGQGRVKDVLVLGVSPEYRMVRNLKVLSGRFFDDQDEETHTKVAVVTQDFAVAMFGSAESAVNQSFQISGIPFTIIGTFRESVDTFGQSEIADQTILIPYSVARYFTGTDNVKQIFFSIRDQSDVETAAQEIVRVVSARHQKNSVYKANTLTALLTTAAKIANGLTIVLLLITTVTLAVGGVGIMNIMLATVRSRIREIGIRKALGATAREIKLQFLIEAVFISLAGGIVGIVVGLALPFSVRFLTDYRIPISGWSVIIALLTSTLVGVVFGTLPATRAAQLDPVESLKYE, encoded by the coding sequence ATGAATCCCGTCACCACACGCATCTCGACACGGGCCTCCTTTGAAAAGACCCTGGCCAGCGCCAAGCGGACGATGGTGCTGAGCGAAATTGTGCACCTGGCCCTGGACAGCTTCCGTGCCAGCAAAGTGCGGTTTGCGCTGACGGCGCTGGGCATGGTGATCGGTTCGGCATCGCTGATTCTGGTAGTGACGATCGGGCTGACCGGAAAACAGTACATTCTGAACCTTTTGCAGAGCATCGGCACCAACATGGTGGAACTGGAGTATTCCGGAGGCGGCACAGGATCGATCAACAATTTCCAGAACGACTACCTGACACGCGACGATGAACGCGCGGTCCGGGAACAGGTTCCCTCTGTCATGTACTCTTCGCCGATGCTGGAGATGCATGACCGCATCAGCTTTGGGCAGGGCCGGGTCAAAGATGTGCTGGTGCTTGGCGTAAGCCCTGAGTATCGCATGGTGCGCAATCTGAAGGTACTGTCAGGGCGCTTTTTTGACGACCAGGATGAGGAGACCCATACCAAGGTCGCGGTCGTCACCCAGGACTTTGCTGTGGCCATGTTCGGCAGCGCGGAGTCGGCCGTCAACCAGAGCTTTCAGATCAGCGGTATCCCGTTCACCATTATTGGCACCTTCCGCGAAAGTGTGGACACCTTCGGACAATCGGAAATTGCGGACCAGACCATCCTGATTCCTTATTCGGTGGCGCGGTACTTTACCGGGACCGACAATGTAAAGCAGATTTTCTTTTCCATCCGCGACCAGAGCGACGTGGAGACCGCTGCCCAGGAAATTGTGCGGGTCGTGAGCGCGCGCCATCAGAAGAACTCCGTGTATAAGGCAAACACACTTACGGCGCTCCTGACGACGGCGGCCAAAATCGCCAACGGACTTACGATTGTGCTGCTGCTCATCACGACGGTGACCCTGGCCGTGGGCGGAGTAGGCATTATGAATATCATGCTGGCCACGGTCCGCTCGCGCATCAGGGAAATTGGTATCCGCAAGGCGCTGGGCGCCACAGCCAGAGAGATCAAACTGCAATTCCTGATTGAAGCTGTCTTTATCTCGCTGGCAGGAGGAATCGTCGGGATCGTGGTTGGCCTGGCGCTTCCCTTTTCCGTCCGCTTCCTGACCGACTACCGTATTCCCATCTCAGGATGGTCTGTCATCATTGCGCTGCTTACTTCCACTCTGGTGGGTGTCGTGTTCGGAACTCTGCCGGCCACGCGCGCAGCGCAACTTGACCCGGTGGAGTCCCTGAAATACGAGTAA